The following proteins are encoded in a genomic region of Bacteroidales bacterium:
- the galE gene encoding UDP-glucose 4-epimerase GalE, giving the protein MNKNKSTILVTGGLGYIGSHTVIELIQHGFDVVILDNLSNSSIEVLDLLYEITGKNIPFYKLDLSQDDLSILPENIDGIIHFAAFKNVFESVEYPLLYYQNNVDAIFRLLNWMQSRNIKKFIFSSSCTVYGEVKELPVREETPFNFPLSPYAHTKQIGEITLQYFIRSYPSQVISLRYFNPAGAHPSGKIGEIHYKVPQNLFPYITQTAYGIRPKLYIYGGDYPTPDGTPIRDYIHVIDVARAHVLAYEYLDQLPLPSYEVFNIGSGKGYSVLQVVQAFEKSTGIRVPYEITHRRPGDAAMIYADTSKVQKVLNFKPIYTLEDMAFDAWKWEQYFREKIKKNE; this is encoded by the coding sequence ATGAATAAAAATAAATCTACTATCCTCGTTACTGGAGGTTTGGGCTATATTGGTTCTCATACAGTGATTGAACTTATTCAACATGGGTTCGATGTAGTTATCCTTGACAACCTTTCCAATTCAAGTATCGAAGTATTAGACTTATTGTATGAAATAACAGGAAAAAACATCCCATTCTATAAACTCGATCTCAGCCAAGATGATTTAAGTATTTTACCTGAAAATATTGATGGAATTATTCATTTTGCTGCTTTTAAAAATGTGTTCGAGTCTGTAGAATACCCTCTACTTTATTATCAGAATAATGTAGACGCTATCTTTCGATTGTTGAATTGGATGCAAAGCAGAAACATAAAAAAATTTATATTTTCTTCATCGTGTACGGTATATGGAGAAGTAAAAGAATTACCCGTAAGAGAAGAGACGCCTTTTAACTTTCCACTTTCTCCTTATGCTCATACAAAACAAATAGGCGAAATAACCTTGCAGTATTTTATTCGTTCTTACCCTTCTCAGGTTATTTCTCTTCGCTATTTCAACCCTGCTGGTGCTCATCCATCAGGGAAAATTGGTGAAATTCATTATAAAGTTCCTCAAAACTTGTTTCCTTACATTACTCAAACTGCCTACGGAATTCGTCCTAAACTATACATATATGGCGGGGACTACCCTACACCAGATGGAACTCCCATACGTGACTACATTCATGTCATAGATGTAGCTCGAGCCCATGTATTAGCCTACGAATATCTAGACCAACTACCTCTCCCCTCTTATGAAGTTTTTAACATTGGAAGTGGTAAAGGATATTCAGTTTTACAAGTTGTTCAAGCTTTTGAAAAATCAACTGGGATCCGAGTACCGTATGAAATTACTCATCGAAGACCAGGTGATGCTGCTATGATTTATGCAGATACTAGTAAGGTTCAGAAAGTTCTTAACTTCAAACCCATTTATACGCTTGAAGATATGGCCTTTGACGCATGGAAATGGGAACAATATTTTAGAGAAAAAATAAAAAAAAATGAATAA
- the rfbB gene encoding dTDP-glucose 4,6-dehydratase: MNKCIVITGGAGFIGSHVVRHFVKSYPDWTIVNLDALTYAGNLENLKDIEHYSNYHFEKIDIRNFEAVFQVLSNYQPTGIIHLAAESHVDRSILNPIEFVQTNVIGTVNLLNAVLHIWKNNFEGKKFYHISTDEVYGSLGETGYFTEKTPYDPRSPYSASKASSDHFVRAYFHTYGLPVIISNCSNNYGPYQFPEKLIPLMINNIIHKKPLPVYGKGENIRDWIYVEDHVEAIDLIFFKGKIGETYNIGGNNEWKNIELVKLLCKLMDEKLGRQPGESEQLITFVKDRAGHDLRYAIDASKIKQELGWFPKTPFNKGLQLTIDWYLANEEWLHNVTSGEYQLYYQKMYGQR, from the coding sequence ATGAATAAATGCATTGTAATTACAGGTGGTGCTGGATTTATTGGTTCACATGTAGTAAGACACTTTGTTAAATCCTATCCCGACTGGACTATTGTCAATCTAGATGCTCTAACCTATGCAGGGAATTTAGAAAATTTGAAGGACATCGAGCATTATTCCAACTACCATTTTGAAAAAATAGATATTAGAAATTTTGAAGCTGTATTTCAGGTATTATCCAACTATCAGCCCACAGGTATTATTCATTTAGCAGCTGAATCTCATGTAGATCGAAGTATTCTAAATCCTATAGAGTTTGTTCAGACAAATGTGATTGGAACAGTTAACTTGCTAAATGCCGTTTTACATATCTGGAAAAATAATTTTGAAGGTAAAAAATTTTATCATATATCTACTGATGAAGTGTATGGTTCACTTGGTGAAACTGGCTATTTTACCGAAAAGACCCCGTATGATCCTCGCAGTCCCTATTCTGCATCCAAGGCCTCTTCAGATCATTTTGTAAGAGCTTATTTTCATACTTATGGATTACCTGTTATTATCAGTAATTGCAGCAACAATTATGGACCTTATCAATTTCCTGAAAAACTAATTCCTCTCATGATCAACAACATCATTCATAAAAAACCCTTGCCAGTCTATGGGAAAGGAGAAAATATTCGAGATTGGATTTATGTCGAAGACCACGTCGAAGCTATCGACTTAATCTTTTTTAAAGGTAAGATTGGTGAAACCTATAACATCGGAGGGAACAACGAATGGAAAAATATTGAGCTAGTTAAGCTATTATGCAAGTTAATGGATGAGAAATTAGGAAGGCAACCAGGAGAAAGCGAACAACTGATTACTTTCGTTAAAGACCGTGCAGGACATGACCTTCGATATGCTATTGATGCTAGCAAAATTAAACAAGAATTAGGCTGGTTCCCCAAAACTCCTTTTAACAAAGGTTTGCAGCTCACGATCGATTGGTATTTAGCAAATGAAGAATGGCTACACAACGTAACATCAGGAGAATATCAACTTTACTATCAAAAAATGTATGGACAACGTTAA
- a CDS encoding NAD-dependent epimerase/dehydratase family protein, with protein MDNVKLNYSFLVTGGAGFIGSNVCDFLLHHGAKKVVVVDNISTGSLYNLQTILDDSRLQFVQTDINNVREYEKYLYDIEIVLHFAALGSVPRSVEDPYGTNQSNVSGTVALMQAISKLSIKPYVIFSSSSSVYGNDPHIPKREDQLGTPLSPYAVSKRSTELYLQVFSNLYEIDITVFRFFNVFGRRQNPNGPYAAVIPQFILKMIRNLPVTIYGDGNQTRDFTYIDNILHAIALAIIKRPQGFHIMNIAGGNSYSVLDMYYVLCDYLNYKIKPVFASPRPGDIRHSQADLSIAQSTLQYMPQVSFENGLILTADWYKNHMNEYVIS; from the coding sequence ATGGACAACGTTAAGCTCAATTATTCTTTTCTTGTAACAGGAGGAGCTGGCTTTATAGGTTCCAATGTATGCGATTTTTTGCTTCATCATGGTGCAAAAAAAGTTGTCGTCGTAGACAATATTTCCACCGGTTCTTTGTATAATCTTCAGACTATCCTTGATGATTCTCGTCTGCAGTTCGTCCAAACTGATATCAACAATGTTCGAGAATATGAAAAATATCTTTATGACATTGAAATAGTTTTGCATTTTGCTGCTCTTGGTAGCGTTCCTCGATCAGTCGAAGATCCCTATGGAACTAATCAGTCCAACGTTTCCGGTACTGTTGCTCTTATGCAAGCTATTTCAAAGCTTTCTATTAAACCTTACGTTATTTTTTCTTCTTCTTCTTCAGTTTATGGCAACGATCCACATATTCCAAAACGCGAAGATCAACTTGGAACTCCCTTGTCACCATATGCCGTATCTAAACGCTCCACAGAACTCTATTTACAGGTATTTTCAAACCTTTATGAAATTGACATTACAGTTTTCAGGTTTTTCAACGTCTTTGGTAGAAGGCAAAATCCTAATGGACCCTATGCTGCGGTGATTCCACAGTTTATTCTAAAAATGATCCGCAATCTTCCCGTCACTATCTATGGCGATGGAAATCAAACTCGAGATTTTACATATATTGATAATATCTTGCATGCTATTGCTCTTGCCATAATTAAAAGACCACAAGGTTTTCACATCATGAACATCGCTGGTGGGAATTCTTACTCTGTTTTGGATATGTATTACGTGCTTTGTGATTATCTGAACTATAAAATCAAACCAGTGTTTGCTTCTCCACGCCCTGGCGATATTAGACATTCCCAGGCAGATCTTTCTATAGCTCAGTCTACTCTCCAATATATGCCTCAAGTTTCCTTTGAAAATGGACTTATCTTAACCGCCGACTGGTACAAAAATCACATGAATGAATATGTTATTTCATAA